One window from the genome of Zymoseptoria tritici IPO323 chromosome 11, whole genome shotgun sequence encodes:
- the MgSUC2.2 gene encoding glycoside hydrolase family 32 protein (Beta-Fructofuranosidase (Invertase) (Glycosyl hydrolase Family 32)), which produces MNDPCGAVYDPTRDEYHLSYQWHPNHINWGNISWGSAMSKDLIHWEDHGGWENNEALILSPSGNGTYNGLGIFSGTAQPVNTKGEVDGTLLIFYTSVSKLPTNWALPYQPGTETQSLALSTDGGKTWEEYPGNPVITTTTEQAPMNWNITGFRDPFLEPSPELDALRGVDEPHYYAVFGSGIKPEVGPRVPLWSAPANNLTDWTFLGALWEPAANTSVGPVLSTGSYGYNFEVSGFFALYDSEGIAHWYVNVGSEGGNVSFHQSAQWALWNEGKVSRRDNGSVEFTPISGGAADWGSGYALTSFNDTKHNRRVQYAWVREDYVGDGGLFSTSQQGFQGALSLPRELFVHEVHHVDSSDEISYAKNSILEPKEDGSFTAHTMGVRPLPDVVAGLRRTAAKNTWNETTTYSSTTIVQEVGSAHMEINAWISSASGPVGLVIEASPDGEEYTNIIYEPSNHTILVERMHSSNIVEFNNATITGYFYPYSVNGTTEAINMNVFIDGSIAEIYINERFALSARIYPSKECSTGFGVYVGEGHTAEVSSLEAWFGTDNVWPHRPLNCSSQLVFDTAEQTNNYTWWTGN; this is translated from the coding sequence ATGAACGATCCTTGTGGCGCTGTTTACGATCCCACCCGGGACGAATATCATCTGTCTTACCAATGGCATCCTAATCATATCAACTGGGGCAACATCAGCTGGGGCTCTGCCATGAGCAAGGACTTGATTCATTGGGAGGATCATGGCGGCTGGGAGAATAATGAAGCTCTCATCCTGTCTCCCTCCGGCAACGGAACGTATAATGGATTGGGAATCTTCTCCGGCACTGCGCAGCCGGTGAACACCAAAGGAGAGGTGGACGGCACTCTGCTCATCTTTTACACTTCGGTGTCCAAGCTGCCCACCAACTGGGCGCTGCCATACCAGCCAGGTACCGAGACCCAGAGTCTAGCATTGAGCACTGATGGCGGCAAGACGTGGGAAGAATATCCCGGCAATCCTGTAATCACCACCACGACCGAACAAGCACCAATGAATTGGAACATCACTGGCTTCCGCGATCCCTTCCTCGAGCCATCGCCGGAGCTCGACGCATTGCGAGGAGTCGACGAACCACACTACTACGCTGTATTCGGTTCTGGCATCAAACCTGAAGTCGGACCAAGAGTCCCACTCTGGTCTGCACCTGCCAATAATTTGACCGATTGGACGTTCCTCGGAGCTCTTTGGGAGCCAGCGGCCAACACTTCCGTCGGTCCAGTCCTCTCCACCGGCAGCTATGGTTACAACTTCGAAGTCAGCGGGTTCTTCGCACTTTACGACAGCGAAGGCATCGCTCACTGGTATGTCAACGTCGGGTCCGAAGGAGGCAATGTGTCCTTCCATCAGTCTGCACAATGGGCATTGTGGAACGAGGGCAAGGTTTCTCGCCGTGACAATGGCAGTGTCGAGTTTACTCCGATCTCTGGTGGCGCTGCAGATTGGGGCTCCGGCTATGCTTTGACCAGCTTCAACGACACCAAGCACAACCGCCGAGTGCAGTACGCTTGGGTGAGGGAAGACTACGTTGGCGACGGTGGCCTGTTCAGTACCTCCCAGCAAGGCTTCCAGGGCGCTCTCTCGCTGCCGCGCGAGCTGTTCGTCCATGAGGTACACCACGTCGACTCGAGCGACGAGATCTCTTACGCAAAGAACTCCATTCTCGAGCCCAAAGAAGACGGCTCCTTCACAGCCCACACTATGGGAGTACGTCCTCTCCCCGACGTCGTCGCAGGTCTCCGCCGCACCGCTGCCAAGAACACCTGGAACGAAACCACTACCTACAGCTCCACCACGATCGTGCAGGAAGTCGGATCCGCACACATGGAGATCAACGCCTGgatctcctccgcttccgGACCCGTCGGTCTTGTTATTGAGGCCTCGCCCGATGGCGAGGAGTACACGAACATCATCTACGAGCCTTCAAACCACACCATTCTCGTTGAACGCATGCACAGCAGCAATATCGTCGAGTTCAACAACGCCACCATTACTGGCTACTTCTACCCTTACTCCGTCAACGGCACGACGGAGGCGATCAACATGAATGTCTTCATCGACGGTTCTATTGCTGAGATTTACATCAATGAACGCTTCGCGCTGTCAGCGAGGATCTACCCGTCCAAGGAGTGCAGTACCGGATTTGGTGTGTACGTCGGTGAGGGCCACACCGCGGAGGTGAGCTCGCTGGAGGCGTGGTTCGGTACGGATAATGTCTGGCCACACCGTCCACTGAACTGCAGCTCGCAGTTGGTGTTCGATACGGCGGAGCAGACCAATAACTACACTTGGTGGACGGGTAACTAG
- a CDS encoding CMK1 Ca2+/calmodulin-dependent protein kinase (Ca2+/calmodulin-dependent protein kinase), protein MAAPQAQVQPCRYKTGKTLGAGSYSVVKECVHIDTGRYYAAKVINKRLMAGREHMVRNEIAVLKRVSMGHQNILTLVDYFETMNNLYLVTDLALGGELFDRICRKGSYYESDAADLIRATLSAVAYLHDHGIVHRDLKPENLLFRTPEDNADLLIADFGLSRIMDEEQFHVLTTTCGTPGYMAPEIFKKSGHGKPVDVWAIGVITYFLLCGYTPFDRDSNLEEMQAILVADYSFTPLEYWRGVSVTARQFIKACLTIDPTKRMSAHDALVHQWIAGPESGRGELDLLPTVKKNFNARRTLHKAIDTVRAINQLRAGGMGMMDGATSMNPERVKPKDEDVDMEDADSTPVVRPTDSMDPRGNAKGQTQEQMEEQQRRTQQTIAGLWQSKVKGQPA, encoded by the exons ATGGCTGCGCCGCAAGCTCAGGTCCAGCCTTGCCGCTACAAGACGGGTAAGACACTGGGAGCGGGCTCCTACAGCGTCGTCAAGGAGTGCGTGCACATCGATACCGGCCGATATTATGCGGCGAAAGTCATCAACAAGCGCCTCATGGCGGGGCGGGAACATATGGTGCGAAATGAGATTGCCGTGCTAAAGAGAGTATCAATGGGACACCAGAACATTCTCACACTGGTGGACTATTTCGAGACCATGAACAACC TCTACCTCGTCACCGACCTCGCCCTCGGAGGAGAGCTCTTCGACCGCATCTGCCGAAAAGGCTCATACTACGAATCTGACGCCGCCGATCTCATCCGAGCCACACTCTCCGCCGTCGCATACCTGCATGACCATGGCATCGTACATCGTGATCTGAAACCCGAGAATCTGCTCTTCAGAACGCCCGAAGACAATGccgacctcctcatcgccgactTTGGCTTATCTCGCATCATGGACGAAGAGCAATTCCACGTACTCACCACAACTTGTGGCACACCTGGATACATGGCGCCGGAGATCTTCAAGAAGAGTGGACATGGCAAGCCGGTCGATGTCTGGGCGATTGGCGTCATCACAtacttcctcctctgcgGTTACACGCCGTTCGATAGGGATAGCAATTTGGAAGAGATGCAGGCGATTCTGGTCGCGGACTACAGCTTCACACCACTTGAATACTGGCGTGGAGTCAGTGTGACGGCGAGACAATTCATCAAAGCATGTCTCACGATCGATCCGACCAAGCGCATGTCCGCACATGACGCACTGGTACATCAATGGATTGCAGGCCCTGAaagtggaagaggagagcttGATCTGCTGCCGACCGTCAAGAAGAACTTCAACGCAAGAAGAACACTTCACAAAGCTATTGACACTGTACGGGCTATTAATCAGCTGCGGGCCGGCGGCATGGGCATGATGGACGGTGCGACATCGATGAATCCGGAGCGGGTGAAGCCAAAGGATGAAGATGTTGATATGGAGGATGCTGATTCCACTCCGGTGGTGCGACCGACAGACTCGATGGATCCTAGAGGGAATGCAAAGGGTCAGACACAGGAGCAGATGGAGGAGCAACAACGAAGGACACAACAAACGATCGCTGGGCTCTGGCAGAGCAAAGTTAAAGGGCAGCCGGCTTAG